One genomic window of Myxococcus virescens includes the following:
- a CDS encoding NAD(P)/FAD-dependent oxidoreductase translates to MSAFDCVIVGGGIVGAALADVLSADGVSVALVEARSIGAGTTACGMGHLVAMDDNAAELALTSWSVSLWRELADGLPRAVEYDACGTLWLAADEEEMAAVSAKVANYRAAGIRAEVLDSAALHEAEPALAPGLVGALRVVDDAVLYPPLAARTFALRAQARGARLMTGSPVRELRPGSVVLSHGEVLTARHIVLAAGVASPALCPGLPISPRKGHLLITRRGAPVVHHQLVELGYLKSAHGTDGASVAFNAQPRVTGQLLLGSSRQPGDATREVDAALLDRMLKRAALFLPGLDGLQALRVWTGLRPATPDGLPLLGPHPEKPWLWLACGHEGLGITTATGSARLVADQLLGRTSAIDARPYSPARFLTVSSREVAHA, encoded by the coding sequence ATGAGCGCCTTCGACTGCGTCATCGTCGGCGGTGGCATCGTCGGCGCGGCGCTCGCGGATGTGCTCAGTGCTGACGGCGTGTCGGTGGCGCTCGTCGAGGCGCGGTCCATCGGTGCGGGGACGACGGCGTGCGGCATGGGCCACCTGGTGGCCATGGATGACAACGCGGCGGAGCTCGCGCTGACGTCGTGGTCCGTGTCGCTGTGGCGCGAGCTCGCGGATGGACTGCCTCGCGCGGTGGAGTACGACGCGTGTGGCACCCTCTGGCTCGCCGCCGACGAAGAGGAGATGGCCGCTGTCTCCGCGAAGGTGGCCAACTACCGCGCCGCGGGCATCCGTGCCGAGGTGCTCGACAGCGCGGCGCTCCATGAGGCCGAGCCCGCGCTTGCTCCGGGACTCGTGGGAGCGCTGCGTGTCGTGGATGATGCCGTGCTGTATCCGCCGCTCGCCGCGCGGACCTTCGCGCTGCGTGCCCAGGCTCGGGGTGCGCGGCTGATGACGGGGAGTCCGGTTCGGGAGCTGCGCCCGGGAAGCGTCGTGCTCTCCCATGGGGAGGTGCTGACGGCACGGCACATCGTGCTCGCGGCCGGCGTGGCCAGTCCCGCGCTCTGCCCTGGGCTGCCCATCTCTCCGCGCAAGGGACACCTGCTCATCACCCGGCGCGGGGCGCCCGTGGTGCATCACCAACTGGTGGAGCTGGGCTACCTCAAGAGCGCGCACGGCACGGACGGCGCTTCCGTGGCGTTCAATGCCCAGCCGCGTGTCACGGGGCAGCTCCTGCTGGGCTCGTCGCGCCAGCCGGGCGATGCGACGCGCGAGGTGGACGCGGCGCTCCTGGACCGCATGCTGAAGCGCGCGGCCCTGTTCCTTCCGGGGCTCGATGGCTTGCAGGCACTGCGCGTCTGGACGGGCCTGCGTCCGGCGACACCCGATGGTCTTCCCTTGCTGGGGCCTCATCCGGAGAAGCCGTGGCTCTGGCTGGCTTGTGGCCATGAGGGGCTCGGCATCACCACCGCCACGGGCAGCGCGCGTCTGGTAGCGGACCAGCTGCTCGGGCGCACCAGCGCCATCGATGCGCGTCCGTATTCACCCGCGCGATTCCTGACGGTGTCCTCTCGGGAGGTCGCTCATGCATGA
- a CDS encoding (2Fe-2S)-binding protein, which produces MHEPASKATPRVTLRINGRAVTVPVGTSVAAALAMTDRFVSRADLSGRPRGPLCGMGVCFECRATIDGVPEVLMCLTPCRENQEVVTDA; this is translated from the coding sequence ATGCATGAGCCCGCGTCGAAGGCCACCCCGCGCGTCACCCTGCGCATCAACGGACGTGCGGTCACGGTGCCAGTGGGAACGTCGGTCGCGGCTGCGCTGGCGATGACGGACCGCTTCGTCAGTCGCGCCGACTTGAGCGGGCGCCCCCGCGGGCCCCTCTGCGGAATGGGTGTCTGCTTCGAGTGCCGAGCCACCATCGATGGTGTGCCCGAGGTCCTCATGTGTCTGACGCCGTGCCGTGAGAACCAGGAGGTGGTGACCGATGCGTGA
- a CDS encoding NAD(P)/FAD-dependent oxidoreductase, whose product MREACDLVVVGAGPGGLAAACRAAEAGLDVLVLDAQPEPGGQVWRGEARKGANRLARRWLTRFAASGARFRPGARVVAAPEPGVLLVEEGASSFAVRYGRAVLATGARERFLPFPGWTLPGVLGVSGLQVLVKDGLPIRGKRVVLAGTGPLLLAAAATIHAHGGEVLYIAEQAAAASHWGFALQLWRHPAKLLQGALMSAALIRVPTSTDAWVIAAEGEGRVESVRLSVRGREEQLRCDYLGAAYGLVPNLEVARLLGCETSAGAVVVNERLETRVSKVHAVGELLGIGGVDQALVTGELAGLVAAEHPIPVELERTWHRVRAFAAQLARHDAPRAELRRLATPDTLLCRCEDVPLSALEGCQNLREARLYARLGMGACQGRTCGMAAQTLFGWPGEDVRPPCLPARIGSLRLPPDVSSTHTRES is encoded by the coding sequence ATGCGTGAGGCCTGTGACCTCGTGGTCGTCGGCGCCGGACCTGGCGGACTCGCCGCCGCTTGCCGTGCGGCCGAGGCGGGGCTGGATGTGCTCGTCCTCGACGCCCAGCCCGAGCCCGGGGGGCAGGTCTGGAGAGGCGAGGCCCGAAAGGGCGCGAATCGCCTCGCGCGCCGGTGGCTCACCCGCTTCGCCGCGTCGGGCGCTCGCTTTCGTCCAGGCGCTCGCGTCGTCGCCGCGCCCGAGCCGGGAGTGCTCCTGGTCGAAGAGGGCGCCTCCTCGTTCGCGGTGCGCTACGGCCGCGCGGTGCTCGCCACCGGCGCACGCGAGCGCTTCCTCCCGTTCCCCGGTTGGACACTGCCGGGCGTGCTGGGCGTCAGCGGCCTCCAGGTGCTCGTCAAGGATGGCCTCCCCATTCGCGGCAAGCGCGTGGTGCTCGCCGGCACGGGCCCACTGTTGCTCGCCGCCGCCGCGACGATTCACGCCCACGGTGGCGAGGTCCTCTACATCGCCGAGCAGGCCGCCGCCGCGAGCCACTGGGGCTTCGCCCTCCAGCTCTGGCGACACCCCGCCAAGCTGCTCCAAGGCGCCTTGATGTCCGCGGCGCTCATCCGCGTGCCTACGTCCACGGACGCCTGGGTCATCGCCGCCGAAGGCGAGGGCCGGGTGGAGTCGGTCCGCCTGTCCGTGCGCGGTCGCGAGGAACAGCTGCGGTGCGACTACCTGGGCGCGGCCTACGGGCTCGTGCCCAATCTGGAAGTGGCCCGGCTGCTGGGCTGTGAGACCTCTGCCGGCGCGGTGGTCGTGAACGAGCGCCTGGAGACGCGAGTCTCCAAGGTCCACGCCGTGGGCGAACTGCTCGGCATCGGCGGCGTGGACCAGGCGCTCGTCACCGGAGAGCTGGCTGGACTCGTCGCCGCGGAGCACCCCATCCCCGTCGAGCTGGAGCGCACCTGGCATCGCGTCCGCGCGTTCGCCGCCCAGCTCGCGCGGCATGACGCGCCACGCGCGGAGCTGCGACGGCTGGCCACGCCCGACACGCTGCTGTGCCGCTGCGAGGACGTGCCCCTGTCCGCGCTGGAGGGCTGTCAGAACCTGCGCGAGGCCCGGCTGTACGCCCGGCTGGGCATGGGCGCCTGTCAGGGCCGCACCTGCGGCATGGCGGCGCAAACCCTCTTCGGCTGGCCGGGAGAGGACGTGCGCCCACCCTGTCTTCCCGCGCGCATCGGCAGCCTGCGCCTTCCCCCGGACGTTTCCTCTACCCACACGAGAGAGTCATGA
- a CDS encoding dihydrodipicolinate synthase family protein yields the protein MNLWTGVLPAITTPFNTDLSVDHGTVRSHVRWLVSQGCTGIIPCGSLGEGATLSLEEKAAVMRTCVDAAKVPVIPGIAALSTEEAVRLARAAEEAGCAGLMVLPPYVYSSDWREMKAHISAVLRATKLPCLLYNNPVAYKTDFTPAQLAELAAEHDNAVAVKESSTDARRVTAIRALLGDRLAVGVGVDDCLVEGVDAGARFWVAGLVNAFPAESVRLFELALAGKKQAAFELYRWFLPLLRLDTVTKFIQLIKLVQQEVGWGHERVRGPRLELAGAEREECLRVLREALANRPAL from the coding sequence ATGAACCTCTGGACTGGTGTCCTCCCCGCCATCACCACCCCATTCAACACGGACCTGTCCGTCGACCACGGCACGGTGCGCTCACACGTGCGCTGGCTGGTGTCGCAGGGCTGCACCGGCATCATCCCCTGCGGCTCACTGGGCGAGGGCGCGACGCTGAGCCTGGAGGAGAAGGCCGCGGTGATGCGCACGTGCGTGGACGCGGCGAAGGTGCCCGTCATCCCGGGCATCGCCGCCCTGTCCACGGAGGAGGCCGTGCGGCTGGCTCGCGCCGCGGAGGAGGCGGGCTGCGCCGGACTGATGGTGTTGCCCCCCTATGTCTATTCCAGCGACTGGCGCGAGATGAAGGCCCACATCTCCGCCGTCCTGCGCGCCACGAAGCTGCCGTGCCTGCTCTACAACAACCCCGTCGCCTACAAGACGGACTTCACCCCCGCCCAACTCGCGGAGCTGGCCGCCGAGCATGACAACGCGGTCGCCGTGAAGGAGTCCTCCACCGACGCCCGTCGCGTCACCGCCATTCGCGCCCTCCTGGGAGACCGGCTGGCCGTGGGCGTGGGCGTGGACGACTGCCTCGTCGAGGGCGTGGACGCGGGCGCGCGCTTCTGGGTGGCGGGGCTGGTCAATGCGTTCCCCGCCGAGTCCGTGCGACTGTTCGAGCTGGCCCTCGCTGGAAAGAAGCAGGCCGCTTTCGAGCTGTACCGCTGGTTCCTGCCGCTCTTGCGCCTAGACACCGTCACCAAGTTCATCCAGCTCATCAAGCTGGTCCAGCAGGAAGTCGGCTGGGGCCACGAGCGGGTGCGCGGGCCTCGGCTGGAGCTGGCGGGTGCCGAGCGCGAGGAGTGCCTGCGCGTGCTGCGCGAGGCCCTGGCGAACCGGCCCGCGTTGTAG